In the Nitrospina gracilis 3/211 genome, one interval contains:
- a CDS encoding formylglycine-generating enzyme family protein, whose translation MRIFAAFTLWLLACTTACSPTPGVSPDQTFDITEDMVMIPAGKFQRGCDALGPEHGAPAHEVYLNGFMIDKYEVTNKKLEEVMPDHLLRRSASSSCDNCPVSKITWYEAADYCHLIGKALPSEAQWEKAAGGANGCEFPWGPDWDPEMAYGGKQLADGAAPVGQYPPNQYGLYDMAGN comes from the coding sequence ATGAGGATCTTCGCGGCGTTCACGCTATGGCTTCTGGCCTGCACCACCGCCTGTTCTCCCACGCCCGGCGTTTCTCCGGACCAGACCTTCGACATCACCGAAGACATGGTGATGATCCCGGCGGGCAAGTTCCAGCGGGGATGCGACGCCCTCGGCCCGGAACACGGCGCCCCCGCGCACGAGGTGTACCTCAACGGCTTCATGATCGACAAGTACGAGGTCACCAACAAAAAGCTGGAAGAGGTGATGCCGGACCACCTTCTGCGCCGCAGTGCCTCCTCCAGTTGCGACAACTGCCCCGTCTCCAAAATCACCTGGTACGAAGCCGCCGACTACTGCCACCTCATCGGAAAAGCCCTGCCCAGCGAAGCGCAATGGGAAAAAGCCGCCGGCGGGGCCAACGGTTGTGAATTCCCCTGGGGACCGGATTGGGACCCGGAAATGGCCTACGGCGGCAAACAGCTTGCGGACGGCGCCGCACCGGTCGGCCAGTACCCCCCCAACCAGTACGGACTCTACGACATGGCGGGAAACAT